In Desulfatirhabdium butyrativorans DSM 18734, one genomic interval encodes:
- a CDS encoding ATP-binding protein has translation MLKPWKLKTRLFFVVAALMLITVSGGIVMIAYSIQMEHIVSEITERDLTAFEIAEGMESALAMQKGFVAYYFMDRNPQWLQQLGEYRQIFREKLAEAKSVAMDAKLLRDIETIETEYNRYIQNKDQVIALYKSGNSEHGQKLHQEVRQQFFRILDGCQRFKDAYRSKVYEQKLAVHEQARRLRIVTIFAILLCGLLALVLVWLMMDQVFKPVVKLTRELGGIAPSSGKGDEIHALSEGVRGLIEDADQTYHELKRSRETLLQAEKMALVGKLAAGMAHSLRNPFTSVKMRLFSLSRSLKLTETQQEDFDVISEEIQHIDTIVQNFLEFSRPPKLRMTRVSPSSVVDLVIRLLAHRLNSYDVTVEIRRKAMLPEIEADPEQLKEVLVNLVVNACEAMKRGGHITIEETEFFDPQAGRTVILRIADTGPGIPEEIRGKVFQPFFTTKEEGTGLGLSIAARIVQEHGGELSVESPEGQGAVFVMRFPVKRP, from the coding sequence ATGTTAAAGCCCTGGAAACTGAAAACCCGTCTGTTTTTTGTTGTGGCCGCCCTGATGCTGATCACGGTCAGCGGCGGCATCGTGATGATCGCCTACAGTATTCAGATGGAGCACATCGTTTCGGAAATTACGGAGCGGGACCTGACGGCGTTTGAAATTGCCGAAGGCATGGAAAGTGCTCTTGCGATGCAAAAGGGTTTTGTCGCCTATTACTTCATGGATCGAAACCCCCAGTGGCTGCAGCAATTGGGCGAGTACCGCCAGATTTTTCGGGAAAAGCTGGCCGAGGCAAAATCCGTGGCGATGGATGCGAAACTTCTTCGGGATATTGAAACCATTGAAACCGAATACAACCGGTATATTCAGAACAAGGATCAGGTGATCGCCCTTTACAAGAGCGGGAATTCCGAGCACGGCCAGAAGCTGCATCAGGAGGTACGCCAGCAATTTTTCCGGATACTCGATGGGTGTCAGCGCTTCAAGGATGCCTACCGCAGCAAGGTTTACGAGCAGAAGCTTGCCGTTCATGAACAGGCACGCCGGTTGCGGATCGTGACCATTTTTGCCATTCTGCTGTGCGGGCTGCTGGCGCTGGTGCTGGTGTGGCTGATGATGGATCAGGTATTCAAGCCGGTGGTGAAGCTGACCCGAGAGCTTGGCGGCATCGCCCCATCCAGTGGGAAAGGGGATGAAATCCATGCATTGAGCGAGGGGGTTCGGGGTCTGATCGAAGATGCGGACCAGACCTACCATGAACTCAAGCGGAGCCGGGAGACATTGCTTCAGGCCGAGAAGATGGCCCTGGTGGGGAAACTTGCGGCAGGCATGGCCCACAGCCTGCGAAATCCCTTTACCTCCGTGAAAATGCGCCTGTTTTCCCTTAGCCGATCCCTCAAGCTGACGGAAACACAGCAGGAAGATTTCGATGTCATCTCGGAGGAAATCCAGCACATCGATACCATCGTTCAGAATTTTCTGGAATTTTCGAGACCGCCGAAATTGCGGATGACACGGGTGAGCCCATCGAGTGTGGTGGACCTGGTGATCCGGCTGCTTGCCCACCGCTTGAATTCGTACGATGTGACCGTGGAAATTCGAAGAAAAGCGATGCTGCCCGAAATCGAGGCTGATCCGGAACAGCTCAAGGAAGTGCTGGTCAATCTGGTGGTCAATGCATGTGAGGCGATGAAGCGGGGCGGGCACATCACGATCGAAGAGACGGAATTTTTCGACCCGCAGGCTGGCAGAACGGTCATCCTGCGCATTGCGGACACCGGCCCCGGCATTCCCGAGGAAATCCGGGGAAAAGTCTTCCAGCCGTTTTTCACCACCAAGGAAGAAGGAACGGGACTGGGCTTGAGCATTGCCGCCCGGATCGTGCAGGAACATGGGGGCGAGTTGTCCGTCGAGTCGCCGGAAGGGCAAGGCGCCGTTTTCGTGATGCGGTTTCCCGTGAAGCGGCCGTGA
- a CDS encoding DUF1156 domain-containing protein produces MIEKKFDIPFIAALALREKQIQQNYRPIIAVHKWFARRPGTLFRGLLLSEFSDSPLREGFYRANDFPHLRIADPFMGGGTPLLEANRLGFDVVGFDINPMSYWIVKQEIEHLDLTAYDKAANLLWDELEKDIGHLYRTKCAICGNEEAHVKYFLWVKTIGCQYCGKSIDLFPGYLLSSDARHPKNVFVCSSCGQFSETDDRKNPGKCCHCGVFLSLKGPASRNRCKCSHCGTGNYFPNARLGPPRHRLFAMEYHCPSCKSGHAGRFFKVPDDQDLSRVAESEARFAKLQSRFVPDDEIPSGDETNRLHRWGYKRYREMFNVRQLLGLELSARIISSITNERVRNALATNLSDLLRYQNMLCRYDTVALKSLDIFSVHGFPVGLIQCESNFLGIMDRDRNVCVGSGGWKNITEKFRKAKSYCDAPFELMHKGKRKVTVPIKGEWIGDHLDGGKKARQRIVQIHCGDAAAVELPESSIDAVFTDPPYYGNVQYAELMDFCYVWLRRLIGNKLDAFRNSSTRNPQELTGNIDMGRGLQHFTEGLSSVFQRMTKALKPGAPLAFTYHHNTIEAYLPVAVAILDAGLTCSTSLPCPAEMGASIHINGTGSSIIDTVFVCRTTGVVSRKTLPHSPEGVASLVRDDLAELRKGNVKPSFGDTRCIAYGHLVRLAIWNLRSAWDKTADTSNKISAVSKWLRDFGGWPKVERRLNEPDPSCRPEPLFEVRETMEEYGVEYANVSF; encoded by the coding sequence TTGATTGAAAAAAAGTTCGATATTCCATTCATCGCAGCCCTCGCTCTGCGGGAAAAACAGATTCAACAGAACTACAGGCCTATCATAGCGGTACACAAATGGTTCGCTCGCAGGCCGGGTACGCTGTTTCGGGGTCTTTTGCTATCCGAGTTTTCCGATAGCCCGCTAAGGGAAGGTTTTTACAGGGCGAATGATTTTCCGCATCTACGAATCGCTGACCCCTTCATGGGGGGCGGCACGCCCCTGTTAGAAGCAAATCGTCTTGGTTTCGACGTGGTCGGGTTTGACATCAATCCTATGTCCTATTGGATCGTGAAACAGGAAATCGAGCATCTTGATTTGACCGCCTATGATAAAGCGGCCAATCTCCTGTGGGACGAACTTGAAAAAGACATCGGACACTTGTACCGCACAAAGTGCGCCATCTGCGGAAACGAAGAGGCTCACGTTAAGTACTTCCTATGGGTAAAGACGATTGGATGTCAATACTGTGGGAAAAGCATTGACCTTTTCCCAGGTTATCTTCTTTCCTCCGATGCAAGGCACCCGAAGAACGTTTTCGTATGTTCTTCTTGCGGGCAATTTTCGGAAACAGATGACCGAAAGAATCCTGGCAAATGCTGTCATTGCGGGGTTTTCCTCTCACTGAAAGGGCCTGCAAGTCGAAATCGCTGCAAGTGTTCCCATTGCGGAACGGGAAATTATTTTCCCAACGCGAGACTTGGTCCTCCAAGGCATCGTCTTTTTGCCATGGAATATCATTGCCCGTCGTGCAAGAGCGGTCATGCCGGCCGGTTTTTCAAGGTGCCTGACGATCAAGACCTAAGTCGGGTAGCGGAATCCGAGGCGCGATTTGCTAAACTACAATCACGGTTCGTACCTGACGATGAAATCCCTTCTGGCGACGAGACGAATCGACTCCACCGATGGGGATACAAGCGATATCGTGAAATGTTCAACGTACGTCAACTTCTGGGTCTCGAACTGTCGGCCCGGATCATATCAAGTATTACGAACGAACGTGTCCGGAACGCCCTCGCGACGAACCTATCTGATCTGCTTCGTTACCAGAATATGCTTTGCCGCTATGACACTGTGGCGCTGAAGTCTCTTGACATATTCTCCGTGCATGGGTTCCCGGTGGGGCTTATTCAATGTGAATCCAATTTTTTGGGAATTATGGACAGAGACAGAAATGTATGCGTGGGAAGCGGTGGATGGAAAAACATCACAGAAAAATTTCGCAAAGCGAAATCCTACTGCGACGCTCCGTTTGAATTGATGCACAAAGGCAAACGAAAAGTGACCGTGCCCATCAAGGGCGAATGGATAGGAGACCATCTCGACGGGGGAAAAAAGGCACGACAGAGGATCGTGCAAATTCATTGCGGTGATGCCGCTGCCGTTGAGCTCCCGGAATCCTCGATAGATGCGGTGTTCACCGACCCTCCTTATTATGGAAATGTCCAGTATGCGGAACTGATGGACTTCTGTTATGTGTGGTTGAGACGATTGATCGGTAACAAATTGGATGCATTCAGGAATTCATCAACCAGAAATCCACAAGAGTTGACAGGCAACATAGATATGGGAAGAGGCCTGCAGCATTTCACCGAAGGCCTCTCTTCTGTTTTTCAGAGGATGACAAAGGCGTTAAAACCAGGAGCGCCTTTGGCATTCACATATCATCATAACACAATTGAAGCCTACCTGCCTGTAGCTGTTGCGATTCTCGATGCTGGTTTAACTTGTTCGACCTCGTTGCCATGTCCTGCGGAAATGGGGGCTTCCATCCACATCAACGGCACGGGCTCTTCAATTATTGACACAGTATTCGTATGCCGAACGACAGGGGTTGTTTCAAGAAAAACACTACCCCATTCACCTGAAGGGGTTGCCTCTCTCGTCCGCGATGATTTAGCCGAACTTCGGAAAGGCAATGTAAAGCCGTCTTTCGGGGACACGCGTTGCATCGCATACGGTCATCTTGTCCGTTTGGCGATATGGAACCTCCGGAGCGCTTGGGACAAGACGGCCGACACATCCAATAAGATTTCAGCGGTCTCCAAATGGCTCCGTGATTTCGGCGGATGGCCCAAAGTCGAAAGGCGCCTTAATGAACCAGACCCTTCTTGTCGTCCCGAACCCCTGTTCGAAGTTCGCGAAACTATGGAAGAATACGGAGTTGAATATGCCAACGTTTCCTTTTGA